A stretch of Lathyrus oleraceus cultivar Zhongwan6 chromosome 6, CAAS_Psat_ZW6_1.0, whole genome shotgun sequence DNA encodes these proteins:
- the LOC127097423 gene encoding agamous-like MADS-box protein AGL62: MSMGRKGHGRQKIEMKKMSNASNLQVTFSKRRSGLFKKASELCTLCDADVALIVFSPGEKVFSFGHPHVDTVIDRYLSHIPPQNNDTMQFSGVHRGAILHELNSQLTKINNILDIEKKCGDELSHLRKAIEAQFGWVCSIDRMNRAQLELFKNVLEELKKLVAQYVRLVIQGAPIQTIQPQFFQNPMMQPHSSNFNNMGGSGGYEFSRFF; this comes from the coding sequence ATGTCAATGGGAAGGAAAGGTCATGGTCGTCAAAAGATTGAGATGAAAAAGATGAGCAATGCAAGCAACCTGCAAGTGACTTTCTCGAAGCGTCGCAGTGGGCTCTTCAAGAAAGCCAGTGAACTTTGCACACTTTGTGATGCAGATGTTGCTCTCATTGTATTCTCACCCGGTGAGAAGGTGTTTTCCTTTGGTCACCCACATGTTGATACGGTCATAGATCGTTATCTATCACATATTCCACCCCAAAACAATGACACCATGCAATTCAGTGGGGTTCATCGTGGCGCCATTTTGCATGAGCTCAATAGTCAGCTAACTAAAATCAACAATATATTGGACATTGAGAAGAAGTGTGGTGATGAGCTAAGCCATTTGCGCAAGGCAATTGAGGCTCAGTTTGGGTGGGTTTGTTCCATTGATAGAATGAATAGAGCTCAACTTGAATTATTCAAGAACGTTTTGGAGGAACTTAAGAAACTTGTTGCACAATATGTTAGGCTTGTAATTCAGGGTGCACCTATCCAAACTATTCAACCACAATTTTTTCAAAACCCTATGATGCAACCTCATTCTTCTAATTTCAATAATATGGGGGGAAGTGGCGGATATGAATTCTCTCGATTCTTTTGA